A window of the Parabacteroides merdae ATCC 43184 genome harbors these coding sequences:
- the upp gene encoding uracil phosphoribosyltransferase has translation MKIVNLGESNSVLNRFVAELRDVNIQKDSMRFRRNIERIGEIMAYEISKDFTYSKKGIQSPLGIAPMNTPDDSVVISTILRAGLPYHQGFLSYLDNAENAFVSAYRKYKDRLNFDIHIEYIASPRLTDKTLIITDPMLATGSSMELAYEALRTKGHPAHIHVASIIASKQAIEYLQRKMPDDITTIWVAAVDDELDDHSYIVPGLGDAGDLSYGEKE, from the coding sequence ATGAAAATAGTTAATCTTGGAGAATCAAACTCGGTGTTAAACCGGTTTGTCGCAGAACTGCGCGACGTCAATATACAAAAAGACAGTATGCGCTTCCGTCGTAACATCGAGCGGATCGGTGAAATCATGGCTTACGAGATCAGTAAGGATTTCACCTACAGCAAAAAAGGTATTCAATCTCCTCTCGGGATAGCACCAATGAACACTCCCGACGATTCAGTCGTCATCAGTACGATCCTGCGTGCCGGCCTCCCCTACCATCAGGGTTTCCTCAGTTACCTGGACAATGCGGAAAATGCCTTTGTTTCCGCTTACAGGAAATACAAGGACCGTCTGAACTTCGATATTCATATCGAATACATCGCATCTCCCCGATTAACAGACAAGACATTGATTATAACGGATCCGATGCTGGCAACCGGCAGTTCTATGGAACTGGCCTACGAAGCATTGCGCACCAAAGGCCACCCGGCGCATATCCATGTCGCTTCCATCATTGCCAGCAAGCAGGCAATCGAATATCTCCAGCGTAAAATGCCGGACGACATCACGACTATATGGGTCGCGGCTGTCGATGACGAACTAGATGATCATTCTTACATCGTTCCGGGACTGGGAGACGCCGGCGATTTGTCCTATGGTGAAAAAGAATAA
- a CDS encoding sensor histidine kinase, giving the protein MKDNKEVVFMDVDQYQLILDNAQVGWWKADFEERCYICSDYLISLLELDGPKISIVDFFLLIRGDYRDRIANEFAFFKGIGIYEQIFPIKTCYGYRFVRTKIYKREKASDGKLTVLGILQLIPFSEMEENRPVVNGQVDSVLRHLGSLSHALHSFIQTNDLHKSIHLALTEVLFSIDTKGRVYIMEYEDEKQIGCTYEVCSEGVEPVRPFLQNIPVATLPWSTHKIRNLYPILINNLDELPPEAVEEKRYLKARRTCSLILIPLIIKGESWGYMGIDIVDKYRMWSLEDYQWLSSISNIISIITKMARTNEALDHSEKLLRNIYTNIPVGIELYDKKGYLVDLNNMDVEIFGLPSKESVLGLNIFENPMINDEIREKLISREPVSFHMDYSFNTIEDKGFYPTMKNGTIDIFTKVCMLYDIYGDLINYMFINLDNTDKAVAYNRIEEFEHFFSLVSRFAKVGYAKFDLLTREGYAIDQWYQNLGEKEGVPLSEVIGVYSQIHPEDRKVMFNFFEQVKKGQCDSIRRELRVKYGEGWHWTRVNVMRNTQSTNPDRLEMICVNYDITELKETQKQREKAEELDRLKSAFLANMSHEIRTPLNAIVGFSTLLVDTDDPEEKKQFVEIIQKNNELLLQLISDVLDLAKIESGIIELKLVEVDLRELCKELVVSMRIKVPAEVALCVVPDLPSYIMRCDKVRLTQIISNFINNAIKHTSKGTILLGYEIRWDEIEFSVTDTGDGMSPEVQRHVFDRFYKGNSFKQGTGLGLSICKSIIEQVGGKIGVESEIGKGSRFWFTLPR; this is encoded by the coding sequence ATGAAGGATAATAAAGAAGTCGTATTCATGGATGTAGACCAGTATCAATTAATATTAGACAATGCTCAGGTTGGCTGGTGGAAAGCTGATTTTGAAGAAAGATGTTATATCTGTTCTGACTATTTGATTAGTCTCTTGGAGTTGGATGGTCCGAAAATATCCATAGTAGATTTCTTTTTGTTGATCCGTGGAGACTATCGGGATCGTATCGCTAACGAATTTGCTTTCTTTAAAGGTATTGGTATATACGAACAGATCTTCCCTATAAAGACTTGCTATGGTTATAGGTTCGTCCGTACAAAAATTTATAAACGTGAAAAGGCTTCCGATGGCAAGTTGACCGTATTGGGTATTTTACAGTTGATTCCTTTTAGTGAAATGGAGGAGAATAGACCTGTCGTGAATGGACAGGTTGATAGTGTTCTCAGGCATTTGGGGAGTTTGTCCCATGCCTTACATTCTTTTATCCAGACAAATGATTTGCATAAATCGATCCATTTGGCTCTTACGGAGGTTCTATTTTCGATCGATACGAAGGGGCGTGTATACATTATGGAATATGAGGATGAGAAGCAGATTGGCTGCACATATGAGGTGTGTAGTGAGGGAGTTGAGCCTGTCCGTCCGTTTTTGCAAAACATTCCGGTTGCTACGTTACCTTGGTCTACACATAAAATACGGAATTTATATCCTATCCTAATTAATAATCTGGATGAATTACCTCCTGAAGCGGTTGAGGAGAAGCGCTACCTGAAAGCGCGTCGAACCTGTTCTCTGATTTTAATTCCATTAATAATCAAAGGTGAGTCTTGGGGGTATATGGGAATCGATATAGTAGATAAGTATCGTATGTGGAGCTTGGAGGACTATCAATGGTTGTCGTCTATTTCCAATATCATTAGTATAATAACGAAGATGGCCCGTACCAATGAAGCTTTGGACCATAGTGAAAAGTTACTTCGGAATATTTATACCAACATACCGGTCGGAATAGAGTTGTATGATAAGAAGGGCTATCTGGTGGATTTGAATAATATGGATGTCGAGATATTCGGCCTTCCTTCCAAAGAGTCTGTTTTGGGGCTTAATATCTTTGAAAATCCTATGATTAATGATGAAATACGAGAAAAACTGATTAGTCGGGAGCCAGTCTCTTTTCACATGGATTATTCATTTAACACAATTGAGGACAAAGGGTTCTATCCGACAATGAAGAATGGTACGATCGATATTTTCACAAAAGTCTGCATGTTGTATGACATATATGGAGATCTGATTAATTATATGTTTATTAATCTTGATAATACAGATAAGGCGGTCGCATATAACCGTATCGAGGAGTTTGAACATTTCTTCAGCCTGGTCAGCCGTTTTGCAAAAGTTGGATATGCCAAATTTGATTTGTTGACTCGTGAAGGGTATGCTATCGACCAATGGTATCAGAATTTAGGAGAAAAAGAAGGTGTGCCGCTATCGGAAGTCATAGGTGTTTATAGCCAGATCCATCCTGAAGACCGGAAGGTTATGTTTAATTTCTTTGAACAGGTAAAGAAAGGACAGTGTGATAGTATTCGGCGGGAATTAAGGGTGAAGTATGGAGAAGGTTGGCATTGGACTCGTGTGAATGTAATGCGGAACACCCAGTCGACTAATCCGGACAGACTTGAAATGATCTGTGTGAATTATGATATAACCGAACTGAAGGAAACGCAGAAGCAGCGTGAGAAAGCCGAAGAACTCGACCGTTTGAAATCTGCATTCCTTGCCAATATGAGCCATGAGATCCGGACTCCGCTGAATGCCATTGTCGGTTTTTCCACGTTGTTGGTCGATACGGACGATCCGGAGGAAAAGAAGCAGTTTGTCGAGATTATCCAAAAAAACAATGAACTGTTGTTACAGTTGATCTCCGATGTGCTGGATCTGGCGAAGATAGAATCTGGTATAATCGAATTGAAACTTGTCGAGGTCGACTTGCGGGAGCTATGTAAAGAACTGGTCGTTTCGATGCGTATCAAAGTACCGGCTGAAGTCGCGCTCTGTGTGGTTCCGGACTTGCCTTCCTATATCATGCGTTGTGATAAGGTGAGGCTGACACAGATCATATCCAACTTTATTAATAATGCCATCAAACACACCAGCAAAGGAACGATCCTGCTTGGTTACGAGATACGCTGGGATGAGATTGAGTTTTCTGTGACGGATACCGGTGACGGTATGTCGCCGGAAGTGCAGCGACATGTGTTCGACCGTTTCTATAAAGGAAACAGTTTCAAGCAGGGGACAGGTTTGGGGCTCTCGATCTGTAAGAGCATAATAGAACAGGTTGGCGGTAAAATCGGGGTAGAGTCCGAGATAGGGAAGGGGTCCCGTTTCTGGTTTACTTTACCCCGTTAG
- a CDS encoding RagB/SusD family nutrient uptake outer membrane protein has translation MKLNKLKDSLVGLAIVLFFNGCNSLDISNLWNYDAELVWNDDNLATAYVTDLYGDIFKGWDTGADNTAEQQTGIPFMLSTITTSGSGYKRWNYTNIRNINLGIEYLAEGTCSESVKNSLTGQMLFMRAYQYGEMIVYHGGMPYITKVQDKDKDDLFVTRNSTAECFDLLIKDLDDAISLLPAKAKGNDYGRIDQCFAKAYKAKMLLYKASPQFNPSNRYDNKYWNEAYEAAKEAYDFCISQGIKLTDKYSDNWLVDGNSEVVFPIIYSNPDKTAGWENTIRPASLSRSNANNTPTWDMVKAFPMLDGKSFDDPTGKYYVGNEDVFLQRYWMNRDPRFEDCILYNAALYPVSGTSTGYRQYTSVGIAVREDSYGINPNVGSTATQNDVISGMYVRKGSDVSLSQDLVSTFDHDYPFMRLAEVMFIYAEAANEVGHRDVAVDMLKQIRKRAGIEAGEDGLYGLKVGGREEIRQAILDERNVELCFEGHRFMDLRRTRNMMQLNGLQKYGIEAIAINEDGSEMTITEAQRKANSYLLTPENFKYVLRMVPISAIAENKFLIQESYYFFPIQESKILENPNLEQNNNWGGTFNPTME, from the coding sequence ATGAAACTGAATAAATTAAAAGATTCATTAGTCGGTTTGGCTATCGTTCTATTTTTTAATGGATGCAATAGCTTAGATATATCGAATTTGTGGAATTATGATGCTGAATTGGTTTGGAATGATGATAATTTGGCAACTGCATATGTTACAGATCTTTATGGAGATATTTTTAAAGGTTGGGATACTGGTGCAGATAATACGGCCGAACAACAGACAGGTATTCCTTTTATGTTAAGCACGATTACGACTTCTGGTAGTGGCTATAAACGTTGGAATTATACGAATATACGTAATATAAATTTAGGAATAGAGTATCTTGCTGAAGGGACTTGTTCTGAGTCTGTAAAAAATAGCTTGACAGGACAAATGCTTTTTATGAGAGCTTATCAATATGGTGAAATGATTGTTTATCATGGGGGAATGCCTTATATTACAAAAGTACAGGATAAAGATAAGGACGATTTATTTGTGACTCGAAATTCTACAGCTGAGTGTTTTGATTTGCTTATAAAAGATCTGGATGATGCTATTAGTTTGCTTCCTGCAAAAGCGAAAGGAAATGATTATGGACGTATAGATCAGTGCTTTGCAAAGGCTTATAAGGCGAAAATGTTACTTTATAAAGCTTCTCCGCAATTTAATCCTTCAAATAGATATGATAATAAGTATTGGAATGAAGCATATGAGGCAGCAAAAGAAGCTTATGATTTTTGTATCTCTCAAGGAATTAAATTGACCGATAAATATAGTGACAATTGGCTTGTGGATGGGAACTCGGAGGTTGTATTTCCTATTATATATAGTAATCCTGATAAAACTGCAGGTTGGGAGAATACGATTCGACCGGCTTCATTGAGTCGGAGTAATGCTAATAACACGCCAACTTGGGATATGGTAAAAGCTTTTCCAATGTTAGATGGTAAAAGCTTTGATGATCCAACTGGCAAGTATTATGTAGGAAATGAGGATGTTTTTTTACAGAGATATTGGATGAATAGAGATCCTCGGTTTGAAGATTGTATTTTATATAACGCAGCTTTGTATCCCGTATCTGGTACATCGACTGGATACCGTCAATATACATCTGTTGGGATTGCTGTTCGGGAGGATTCATATGGAATTAATCCGAATGTAGGAAGTACAGCTACGCAAAATGACGTTATTAGTGGGATGTATGTCCGTAAAGGTTCTGATGTTTCTTTGAGTCAAGATTTGGTATCTACTTTTGATCATGATTATCCATTTATGAGATTAGCAGAAGTTATGTTTATTTATGCAGAAGCGGCTAATGAAGTGGGGCACCGGGATGTTGCAGTTGATATGTTGAAGCAAATCCGGAAGCGTGCAGGGATCGAAGCCGGAGAGGATGGATTGTATGGATTAAAAGTTGGTGGTCGAGAAGAAATTCGACAGGCAATTTTGGATGAACGTAATGTGGAACTTTGTTTTGAAGGGCATCGTTTTATGGATCTTAGAAGAACTCGTAATATGATGCAATTAAATGGATTACAAAAATATGGAATTGAAGCGATTGCTATTAATGAAGATGGATCTGAAATGACGATAACAGAGGCTCAGAGAAAAGCGAATTCCTATTTGTTGACTCCTGAAAATTTCAAATATGTTCTTAGAATGGTTCCTATCAGTGCTATTGCTGAAAATAAATTCTTAATTCAAGAATCCTATTATTTCTTTCCAATCCAAGAAAGTAAAATATTGGAAAATCCGAATCTCGAACAAAACAATAATTGGGGCGGAACTTTTAATCCGACAATGGAATAA
- a CDS encoding DUF1080 domain-containing protein, which yields MRKAYISIAALLLCGSMLMAQTPANRTAKTTAADVLAQMPAAKQAAYNKLIGDLSSTGEEGVLMLVNMINAPGKGSNANVDYALSGLTHYVMAKGEENARLVTAKAYLKALEMVNERETKAFIIRQLQMLGKDECIDVLASYLNDESLSGPAARALASNGSQKAGQALVAALKSRTGSSKTQKDVIRAIADARVDGAEPVLLVLQGASDPNMQKEVLYALSCVGSSNSLPVLAKAAENAGYTMEVTGANEAYIALLKRLVQSDRDAVMKAAKKLQKAAAKAGQEQTREAALQILLAAEEPAKVSKMVIAAMKDPSKNYRNAALSYASGFADKELYIELMKMVPKAKPELKIDILNWIGREAKKPVKHDIIQNLEIRFDLPAKQILLEQLGDVNFDVKQAATWTLVKIGDKSYIPSLAELLKSNDKQVVLLGQDALAAFPGDIDGAVAKAVSSAANAGKIAGLELLAMRKATANINTVLDQIQIGSPEVKAAAYVALKDVVGERDITNMCGMLETADALAVPPMQRAVISALSSLPVADRVETVTRRMLQAGNKDYLYYLVLASTGQPDALATVVKGFRSNTGVKRDAAFEALLNWKGIEVADELYTICKESPSSNYFDPALTTYVKLVSNPAFTGENRLLSLRKAMEIAKTDAQKIAILQQIEKTGTFLGMLYAGEFLDQKPVQQAAANAVMNIALGNKEYMGANVRTLLNKVMEVLDNPDAGYQREAIKKHLAEMPQGEGFVSLFNGKDLTGWKGLVQNPIARAKMKPGQLAKEQAKADEVMRKGWSVEDGMLIFNGKGDNLCTEKQYGDFEMYVDWMLDPAGPEADAGIYLRGTPQVQIWDTSRVNVGAQVGSGGLYNNQMNESKPTKVADNKLGEWNSFYIKMVGDRVTVVLNGEKVVDDVILENYWDRKLPIFPVEQIELQAHGSKVYYRNIYVKELERKEPFKLSAEEEKEGFKVLFDGTNMHEWTGNTVDYTLEDGCISMIPSKSYGGNLYTKDEYGNFVYRFEFQLTPGANNGVGIRTPMEGDAAYVGMEIQILDCEHPIYKDITPLQHHGSVYGIIPAKAEHHSAFKPAGEWNYEEIVANGDNIKVTVNGVVIMEGNIREATKNGTADHKEHPGLFNKKGHIGFLGHGSPVKFRNIRIKELK from the coding sequence ATGAGAAAAGCATATATTTCAATAGCTGCCCTGTTGCTTTGCGGAAGCATGCTGATGGCGCAGACTCCGGCCAACCGTACGGCCAAAACGACCGCTGCCGATGTGTTGGCTCAGATGCCTGCGGCGAAACAAGCGGCGTACAATAAATTGATTGGTGATTTGAGTTCTACTGGCGAAGAAGGTGTTCTGATGCTGGTAAACATGATAAATGCTCCGGGCAAAGGCAGTAACGCAAATGTCGACTACGCTTTGAGTGGTCTTACGCATTATGTCATGGCGAAAGGGGAGGAGAATGCCCGGTTAGTGACTGCAAAGGCTTATCTGAAGGCTTTGGAAATGGTGAACGAGCGTGAAACAAAAGCGTTTATTATCCGCCAACTTCAGATGTTGGGGAAAGACGAATGTATAGATGTACTGGCTTCTTATCTGAACGATGAGTCGTTGAGCGGTCCCGCCGCTCGTGCGCTGGCTTCTAATGGCAGTCAAAAAGCAGGTCAGGCATTGGTTGCTGCTTTGAAGAGTCGTACCGGTTCTTCTAAAACACAAAAGGATGTGATCCGTGCGATTGCCGATGCCCGGGTGGATGGGGCTGAACCTGTTTTGTTGGTATTGCAGGGAGCGTCTGATCCGAATATGCAGAAAGAGGTATTGTATGCCTTGAGTTGTGTCGGAAGTTCTAATTCATTGCCAGTGTTAGCAAAAGCGGCCGAGAATGCCGGTTACACGATGGAAGTGACTGGTGCCAACGAAGCTTATATCGCTTTGTTGAAGCGATTGGTCCAGAGTGATCGTGATGCGGTGATGAAAGCTGCAAAGAAATTGCAGAAAGCAGCGGCTAAAGCCGGACAGGAGCAGACACGGGAAGCTGCCTTGCAAATACTTTTAGCAGCCGAGGAACCGGCTAAAGTATCTAAGATGGTTATTGCTGCCATGAAAGATCCGAGCAAGAACTACCGGAATGCGGCTTTGAGCTATGCTTCCGGTTTTGCAGATAAAGAGTTGTATATAGAACTTATGAAAATGGTTCCTAAAGCCAAACCGGAACTGAAAATAGACATCTTGAACTGGATCGGACGCGAGGCCAAGAAACCTGTCAAACATGACATTATCCAGAATCTGGAAATTCGTTTCGATCTTCCTGCCAAGCAGATCCTGTTGGAGCAGCTCGGTGATGTTAACTTTGACGTGAAGCAGGCTGCAACCTGGACATTGGTGAAGATAGGCGATAAGTCCTATATTCCTTCGTTGGCCGAATTGCTGAAGAGCAATGACAAGCAAGTCGTCCTGTTGGGACAGGATGCTTTGGCTGCCTTCCCTGGAGATATCGACGGGGCAGTGGCAAAGGCCGTCTCTTCTGCTGCTAATGCGGGAAAAATAGCTGGACTTGAGTTGTTGGCCATGCGCAAAGCTACTGCCAATATCAATACCGTACTTGATCAGATACAGATAGGCTCTCCAGAAGTGAAAGCCGCGGCTTATGTGGCTTTGAAGGATGTAGTGGGAGAACGTGATATAACCAATATGTGCGGTATGCTGGAAACGGCTGACGCATTGGCTGTTCCTCCCATGCAGCGGGCTGTTATTTCAGCATTGTCCTCTCTTCCGGTTGCCGACCGGGTCGAAACGGTGACACGTCGTATGTTGCAGGCCGGCAATAAAGATTATTTGTATTATCTGGTGTTGGCTTCTACCGGACAACCGGATGCGCTGGCGACAGTCGTGAAAGGTTTCCGTTCTAATACGGGTGTCAAAAGGGATGCAGCCTTCGAAGCCCTGTTGAACTGGAAGGGTATTGAAGTGGCGGACGAATTATATACGATCTGTAAGGAAAGCCCGTCGTCCAACTATTTTGATCCGGCTCTCACTACTTATGTGAAACTGGTTTCCAATCCGGCATTTACAGGTGAAAACCGTTTGTTAAGCTTGCGTAAGGCAATGGAAATTGCCAAAACGGATGCACAGAAGATCGCGATTTTACAACAGATTGAAAAAACCGGAACATTCTTGGGTATGCTGTATGCCGGCGAATTTCTGGATCAGAAACCTGTACAACAGGCGGCCGCCAATGCAGTCATGAATATTGCTTTGGGTAATAAGGAGTATATGGGGGCGAATGTCCGTACCCTGTTGAATAAGGTGATGGAGGTGCTCGACAATCCGGATGCCGGCTATCAAAGGGAAGCAATCAAGAAACATCTGGCAGAGATGCCGCAAGGTGAAGGATTCGTTTCTTTGTTCAATGGCAAGGATTTGACCGGCTGGAAAGGTCTGGTACAGAATCCGATTGCCCGTGCGAAGATGAAACCGGGACAGTTGGCCAAAGAGCAGGCGAAAGCCGATGAGGTCATGCGTAAAGGCTGGAGCGTGGAAGACGGTATGCTGATATTCAATGGCAAGGGTGACAATCTGTGCACGGAAAAACAATACGGTGATTTTGAAATGTATGTGGACTGGATGCTTGATCCGGCCGGTCCTGAAGCGGATGCCGGTATTTACTTGCGTGGTACGCCTCAGGTGCAGATATGGGATACTTCGCGTGTAAACGTAGGAGCGCAAGTCGGTTCCGGTGGATTATACAACAACCAGATGAACGAGAGCAAGCCGACGAAAGTGGCCGATAATAAGTTGGGTGAATGGAACAGTTTCTACATCAAGATGGTCGGTGACCGTGTGACAGTCGTACTGAACGGAGAGAAAGTGGTGGATGATGTGATTCTGGAAAACTATTGGGATCGCAAGCTCCCGATCTTCCCGGTCGAACAGATTGAATTGCAGGCTCATGGCAGCAAGGTTTATTACCGGAATATTTATGTAAAAGAACTCGAACGCAAGGAACCGTTCAAGCTTTCAGCCGAAGAAGAGAAGGAAGGTTTTAAAGTTCTGTTTGACGGTACGAATATGCATGAATGGACAGGTAACACGGTTGATTATACCCTGGAAGACGGTTGCATTTCCATGATACCGAGCAAGAGCTATGGTGGAAACCTGTATACGAAAGACGAGTATGGCAACTTCGTGTACCGTTTCGAATTCCAGTTGACGCCGGGTGCTAATAACGGTGTCGGTATCCGTACCCCGATGGAAGGGGATGCCGCTTATGTTGGTATGGAAATCCAGATTCTGGATTGCGAACATCCGATTTATAAGGATATTACTCCTTTGCAGCATCACGGTTCCGTTTATGGAATTATCCCGGCTAAGGCGGAACATCATAGTGCGTTTAAACCTGCGGGTGAATGGAATTATGAAGAAATTGTAGCTAATGGGGATAACATCAAGGTAACGGTCAACGGGGTGGTAATCATGGAAGGCAATATCCGCGAAGCGACAAAGAACGGTACTGCCGATCATAAGGAACATCCGGGCCTGTTCAATAAGAAAGGACATATCGGTTTCTTAGGTCATGGCTCTCCTGTCAAGTTCCGTAATATTCGCATTAAAGAGTTGAAATAA
- a CDS encoding Gfo/Idh/MocA family oxidoreductase: MRTSRRGFLKTLGGVALFSIVPRHVLGNGYIAPSDQLTKGIIGTGGMGRGHVNYAGTRLVAVCDVDKNHLELGKKLVKEKIAAYHDFRDLILDPNVDIVHIATPPHWHGIMSVEAAKAGKDIWCEKPMTRTIGEGKRVMEAVQQYGRMFRLNTWFRFTDQFYGLGTPVKPLKKLVQSGLLGWPLKVTISAHTGFNWKFFWVGKEYLEPQPVPAELDYDMWLGPAPYKPYNPHRVHQTFRGYWDYDGGGLGDMGQHYIDPVQYILGKDDTSPIKVEVDAPQQHPDAVGTWRSITYTYDDGCQIVLWGGDFGDPNTPYIAGPKGNVYKNFVCDIPDWERKLADFPEPEPQVTDFIECVKTRQPFALNEKNGFRSATIVNMGAVALRLNRTLNFDPVKLEFIDDEAANRLLDQPMRAPWNI; this comes from the coding sequence ATGAGAACAAGCAGAAGAGGTTTTCTGAAAACTCTTGGAGGGGTTGCGCTCTTTTCGATTGTGCCGCGTCACGTATTGGGAAATGGGTATATCGCTCCGAGTGATCAATTGACTAAAGGTATTATTGGTACCGGAGGGATGGGAAGAGGCCATGTCAATTATGCCGGTACACGTTTGGTTGCCGTTTGTGACGTTGATAAAAATCACCTTGAATTGGGAAAGAAACTGGTGAAGGAAAAAATAGCCGCTTATCATGATTTCCGCGATTTGATTCTGGACCCGAATGTCGATATTGTGCACATCGCCACTCCACCTCATTGGCATGGTATCATGTCTGTCGAGGCCGCTAAAGCCGGGAAAGACATCTGGTGTGAAAAGCCGATGACGCGTACGATCGGTGAAGGAAAGCGTGTGATGGAGGCCGTACAGCAATACGGACGTATGTTCCGCCTGAATACATGGTTCCGTTTTACAGACCAGTTCTATGGACTGGGCACTCCTGTCAAACCGTTGAAGAAACTGGTGCAAAGCGGATTGTTGGGATGGCCGTTGAAGGTGACGATCAGTGCGCATACCGGTTTCAACTGGAAGTTTTTCTGGGTAGGAAAAGAATATCTCGAACCGCAACCGGTTCCGGCAGAGTTGGACTACGACATGTGGCTCGGCCCGGCTCCTTACAAGCCTTATAACCCGCATCGCGTACACCAGACTTTCCGCGGATACTGGGATTATGACGGTGGAGGGCTCGGAGACATGGGGCAGCATTACATCGACCCCGTACAATATATACTAGGTAAAGACGATACCAGTCCTATTAAAGTGGAGGTTGATGCCCCGCAACAGCATCCGGATGCTGTCGGTACTTGGCGTTCCATTACCTACACGTATGACGATGGTTGTCAGATTGTCCTTTGGGGGGGGGACTTCGGTGATCCGAATACGCCGTATATTGCCGGACCGAAGGGTAATGTTTATAAAAATTTTGTATGCGATATTCCCGATTGGGAGAGGAAACTTGCCGATTTCCCCGAACCCGAACCTCAGGTTACGGACTTTATAGAATGTGTGAAGACACGCCAGCCTTTCGCCCTGAACGAAAAGAATGGTTTCCGTTCGGCTACTATTGTCAATATGGGAGCAGTGGCTCTGCGTTTGAACCGGACGCTGAATTTCGATCCTGTAAAACTTGAATTTATTGACGACGAGGCTGCAAATCGTTTGCTGGACCAGCCGATGAGAGCACCCTGGAATATATAA
- a CDS encoding sugar phosphate isomerase/epimerase family protein, with the protein MKTKFSLLIFALLFVCSGMMAQDKITIGVIQYDLGDVDKSFKDLHDQGFGSCELNYQKNKFTKDFAEKVKAASKKHNIKVTTVVGVPGSHCVWNFRQGPATIGLVPKEERAEKIKVYHEMIDFCAMAEIPAMHSHFGFIPEDPSSEQYKDFIKVMQDLANYAKQRGVMIYFETGQETPTTLIRAIKDIATGNVFINCDLANLLMYGKANSLDAVKQFGSLIKEFHAKDGRYPDPNNPYELGAEVPIPTGEVNFPAVIAELKKQGFQGALTIECELNGARHDYVIKTREYLQGLLDN; encoded by the coding sequence ATGAAAACTAAATTCTCTTTATTGATTTTTGCATTGCTGTTTGTGTGTTCCGGAATGATGGCTCAGGATAAGATAACGATTGGGGTTATCCAATATGACTTGGGCGATGTAGATAAAAGCTTTAAGGATTTGCATGATCAGGGATTTGGTTCTTGTGAACTTAATTATCAGAAAAACAAGTTTACAAAAGATTTTGCTGAAAAAGTAAAGGCGGCCTCCAAGAAACATAATATAAAGGTAACAACGGTTGTCGGTGTGCCCGGAAGCCATTGTGTTTGGAATTTTCGCCAGGGACCGGCTACGATTGGTCTAGTGCCAAAAGAAGAACGGGCAGAAAAAATTAAAGTATATCATGAAATGATTGATTTCTGTGCAATGGCGGAAATTCCCGCTATGCACTCTCATTTCGGTTTTATACCGGAAGATCCCTCTTCCGAACAATATAAAGATTTTATCAAGGTCATGCAGGATTTGGCGAATTATGCCAAGCAGCGCGGTGTGATGATCTATTTTGAGACCGGACAGGAAACGCCGACGACTTTGATTCGTGCCATTAAAGATATCGCTACAGGTAATGTGTTTATCAATTGCGACCTGGCTAATTTATTGATGTACGGAAAAGCGAATTCTCTTGATGCCGTGAAGCAGTTCGGCAGCCTTATTAAGGAATTCCATGCTAAAGACGGTAGATATCCGGACCCGAACAATCCGTATGAATTGGGAGCTGAAGTACCCATTCCTACCGGAGAGGTGAATTTCCCGGCTGTCATTGCAGAACTGAAGAAGCAAGGATTTCAAGGAGCATTGACTATTGAATGCGAATTGAATGGTGCAAGACATGATTATGTGATAAAAACACGTGAATATCTGCAAGGATTATTAGATAATTAG